The genome window tctttaatcaacttcatataattctctttgaataatgtattcattttctttgtgatttggatccctaacTATCTGACTCttttctcttcttgaaagttagtcctttctattaatttctgtcgttcttgatctctcatatttttaacaagtatttttttggtttgttggtttattttcattctcgCCATATCACCCAAATTcgatttaatgactaaataacaaatgAAATGCCTAATTGTTCTGATACATATATTTGATACACAGTACATTTTAGTTCTGGCAAACATAAGGGAGTGTCTGAAGTGGGAGACGGAAACAGAACATTTAAGTTTTCAATAAAAATAGAGTGACACCCCTTGGAACCCCAATCAGTGCCAAGTGGAATCAGAAACTATGGTCTAATAAAGTCTGACTATCTGTACATCATTTTCAAAGTACTATATGGGATCCCGATTTGTGAATTGAAAAGGAAAGTCTTAATTAGTTTACCAACAtcagtaaggatttttttttcttgtacaattAATTCAACGGAATGAAATATAAACATTTCATCCATTCCAGGATTGATTGCTAACAAATAGCAGTATGTTGTTCACTAGATTACCAACAATCATAAGGAATTTCTTTCCCTATCAAATCAGGCAGGGGGAAATTACTAGGTTTTGTGGTCCAAATGCTCCCTTCATTGAAGGATTGATTCTGAATTCGTGATCTGCCTCCATTCGCAGCATGATAACAAAATTCTACCAGCATAGTCTTGCCTTGGCTTTTGCTGTTAGTGAGATCAACAGAAACCCCCAAATCTTGCCGAATGTCACGCTTGGGTTCCACATCCAGGACACCTATCACGATGCTGCAATGACTTATCGGGCCACTCTAGACCTGCTCTTCAGATCACCTAGCTTGATCCCCAATTACCATTGCAACAAACAAAGAAATTTGGTGGCCATCATTGGTGGGCTCAACCCTGCTACCACTGACTATATAGCTGACTTACTCGGTTTTTACAAGATTCCACAGGTGAGTGCTCTTCTGTGGGTATTCTTTGTAGTGTAGAAAATACCTAGGAACTTTGATTAAACTGGTTGCTGAGAAGGCCAGAGAGCTATGGGTGAGCAATAAAACCTAggtacattttttattttatttatttattctacttatatcccgcctatctggtctagcgaccactctaggcagcttacaaacactTAAAAGAACaagtaaatataacaaaaaaattattacatcaaatgaccagttcttcaagatggagaaaataaaaaacaaaagagaaaagagaaaagaatcagatattaactggagggaaggcctgcctgaatatccatgtttttaattgattttttaaaatacccagcgtcagggccgcacaaatctccggaggcagattgttccagaggtgaggagctaccgcagagaaggcctggtttcttgtttttttccttctgggcctccctcggcgtcaggctcctcagcctccccTCCTGACTCActcgagtgatatgggtagatcttggtgggagtaggcgttccgccagatatcgaggccctaacctgtttagggctttatacataagcattacATCTGAATTTGTCTTCTCTTTATTGAACTTGATTTCAATTAGAATTTGtcttttacatttttcttctcagATGTGTTCCTCCAAGAAATATTCCTGGCCCAAATGGACATAAATCaacttaatttgatttttttgctATCACTTCTTTTTTTCCAGCTCACATATAGTTCATTTGATCTTCAAAGCATGCACACTAGTGGAGATGCTTCATTTTATTCCATCGTTCCAAACGAGTCCCATCAGAATATTGGCATTATCCGTTTGCTTCAGCATTTCGGGTGGATATGGATCGGGATCTTTGTTATAGACAATGAGAGAGGAGAGCATTTCCTCCGGACACTGGAACCACTGCTTTCTGAAAATGGAATCTGTTCATCCTTCACTGTTAGTCTATCGTATAGAGCTCATCTGGATAATCCAGGTGAAATAAGTGATTTAGGTTTAAATATGTACAGTCACTTAACAGATAAAAAAACCACTACAGTCATTATCTATGGAGAATCCTTGACAATTGCAGTGATCAGAGCGACTGTGTTCATGCACACTACAAGTTATGCTGAAAGCGCATCATTCGGGAAAGTGTGGATCATAACGGCTCAGCTAGATTTTGCTTTGACAGGACTTTCCAGGGCTTTTGATCTCCAAATGTTTCAAGGTGCCCTTTCTCTTACATACCATTCTGAAGATCTGGTAGGCTTCAGGAACTTTGTTCAAACGATAGAACCCAACAGGAACCAAGAAGATGGGTTTCTCCAGCTTTTCTGGGAACAAGCCTTTGACTGCTTCTTTCCAAAGCCCGAGATGGAATTATATGCCAGTGAAACCTGTACTGGGGAGGAGAGACTGGAGAGTCTTCCTGGGCCTCATTTTGAAATGGCCATGACTGGCCACAGCTATAGCATTTATACTGCAGTCTATGCCGTAGCTCATGCTTTGCATGCCATGGGCTCCTCTCTCTCCACCCAAAGGGCAATGAGATGTGCGTTTCCTAAGACGGGATGTAAAAGAGTTGAACTGCAGGATCTCCAGGCTTGGAAGGTAATATCTCAACCCCCCTTAATTGCTAGTAAAATTGGTATTAAAAATGACAGTAAAATATATGAGCTATttatagaagtttttttttttttttttttttgatttgatttatatgccgcccactctacccaaaggtctctgggcggctcacaacaaccaaaattcaatgcagtaaaacaaaatgattaaaatatagttaaaatacaattaaaatacaattaaaaaatacaattaaagttcTCTGTGTCTTCCACAGTTCTTAAAATGGGAAACCTTAACTAATGTAAAATCTATTGATTAATGGACCTTTTCAAATCTTTGTCTATGAAATGATATTTTTCTCTATAAAACTTAGTTTAGTAGACTTTTATCGATTTTTATATTCTTGTCATGTTTATATGgctgttattttatattttattgctgTTGTGTTGTGAACcgcaggggggagggagggagggaaggaaggaaggaaggaaggaaggaaggaaggaaggaaggaaggaaggaaggaaggaaggaaggaaggaaggaaggaaggaaggaaggaaggaaggaaggaaggaaggaaggaaggaaggaaggaaggaaggaaggagcgaggGAGCGAGGGAGCGAGGGAGCGAGGGAGCAAGGGAGCAAgggagcaagggagggagggagagagagagagagagagagagagaaagaaagaaagaaagaaagaaagaaagaaagaaagaaagaaagaaagaaagagaaagtatcAGGAATCTGTCTAGATGAGGTTTGTATGCTGTTACATCTGGAATGTAATGAATCTAGAACAGCCACACTTCAAGAtattgttaaaagaatcagaaacAGCAGTAATGAATGACATTAGCTGTCTCATGTTGGgtactctctccctcccctttttcttcttttagctTCATCCATTTCTTCAAGGGATCTCATTCAACAACACAGCTGGAGAAACCATATCTTTTAATGAGAAGAAGGGAATCAGAGGTGGATTCGACATCATGAATTTGGTGATATTCCCCAACAAATCCTTCCAGAGAATCAAAGTTGGAAGAGTGGATGGCCATAGACCCAAAGGAAACGAATTGATCATTCAAGACAAGATGCTTATCTGGCCTACAGAATTCAAACAGGTAAGAATTTCATTAGCAGATTTCCTTGGGCAAATCTCCTCTGTTGCCAACATGATCTGATGTTAAACAATTGTGTGACAGCTGGGTGAACTGTCTTCAGAACCAACCACATTCTCTCCACTCTTTTCGCGTGCGCAAGAGTCAACCTCTATCTTGGCAAATCTGAAATTCAACCAAGTAGTTTGAAAAACTTTCCATTGcatcttctctcctttttccatCTAGGTGCCTCCCCTTTCTTTGTGCAACGAATATTGTCCTCCAggtaaacagaagaagaagagagaagggtCCAAATTCTGCTGCTATGATTGTGTCTCGTGCTCAGAAGGGAAGATTTCAAACAAGATGGGTAGGTTAACTCTGTTCCTTCATGCTTGGCTATAGGATCAGTGACTTCACTCACGTTGCCTATTGTtagcaaaatcaatcaatcaatcaatcaatcaatcaatcaatcaatcaatcaatcagaacaGGATCCTCTGAATGCACGGGAAGGTGGGAAATGGAACAGCATTCATTAGTTCCTTTGTCTACTCCAATCTTTGGCTGGCCAAGTTGTGGGTAGGTCTATGTCCTCAAAATTGCTAGAGGTTTGAGGACACAGATGACATTAGTCAAAGAAGTGCTACTGAATTTCACAGGGAGATTAAGGCAAAAtatctaaactagagatgggcacttagcatagtaagtgatTTCGCAGAGTTTGGAGGCTCAAACCTAGAGGTGTTGTGCTGACACACTGGATTCCAAACCCTGTTTCCTTCTCTGAGTGGGAACTCATAGGAGGAGGTCGGGGGCAGAATCTGTGGGCCCAATCCTCCAAACCACGACAAAATGCCAAACACTTGTAATTGCCAATGTCTAGTCTAAACAATAGGTTTATATTTGATTGTCAAAGGCAAAAGGTATTTGGTTCTATAATGTAcatattgtacatgaaaaacaatCACTCTAAGGAAACCCAACCCAAAGAGAAACAAAAccgcctgtttatttatttattatttatttatttatttatttgatttataccccgcctatctggactactcatcCACTCTTGGCGGCTGGAAAGTTTGCTtgattttcatgatgtatttatttattacatttgtgtaCCGTGTCAATTAATGCTAGGTGCTCCTCTGGACGGTTTATATAAACACAAAATTTAACTGGAAAAGAATCTCTTTGTGTTCTTCAGATATGGATGACTGTTTCCCGTGTGCAGAAGATCACTTCCCAAGCCGGGAGAGAGATATATGCATCCCCAAGACCATCGACTTCTTGACCTTTGAAGATGCTCTAGGAATGGGTTTTACCactgtttgtatttcttttgctttcctcACAATATTTATCCTCAGCACATTTATCAAGAACAGAGACACCCCCattgtcaaagccaacaaccggaACCTCACCTACATCCTCCTGGCTTCCATCCTGCtctgcttcctttctcctttgctgTTCCTCGGCCAACCTGAGAGGGTGACCTGCCTCCTTCGACAAGCTGTCTTTGGGTTGACTTTCTCGGTGGCGGTTTCTTGCATCTTGGCAAAAACCACCATTGTTTCCTTAGCCTTCATTGCTACAAAGCCTGGCTCTCAGATGAAGAAATGGGTGGGGAATAAGCTGGCTTATTCCATTGTCCTTTCCTGTTCCCTTAATCAAGGCTGCATCTGTATTTCCTGGCTGGTCATGTCTCCCCCATTCCCTGATTTAGACATGCACTCCACAAGAGAGAAAATCATTGCTCAGTGTAATGAAGGATCTGCTGCCATGTTTTATGTGGTCTTGGGCTACATGGGCCTCTTGGCTCTCCTGAGCTTCGTGGTAGCATTTTTGGCCCGCAAATTACCAGACAGTTTCAACGAAGCCAAGTTCATTACCTTCAGCATGTTGGCCTTTTGTAGCGTGTGGATCTCCTTTGTTCCCTCCTATCTGAGCTCCAGAGGGAAAGACATGGCGGCTGTGGAGATCTTCTgcatcttgtcctctgctcttgCCTTGCTGGGTTGCATTTTCTTCCCTAAGTGTTACATTATTTTATGGAGGCCTGAGCTGAACAACAAGGAGCAACTGATACGGAGAAAGCATTAAATTTTTTTCTACACTGCATCCTAGTGAAAGTTGTTTCCTCTGTTGGGCAAGATGGTTATGAGCAAAAGAACATTcaatgcatatattttaaaatatctcctTAAAGTTCTTGTGTTGcaactagatacagtggtgcctcgcattacgatcacttcatttaacaatgaaatcgcattacgatgaactttttgcgatcacaaaacgatgtttcctatgttggaatttcgctttgcgatgatcggttccctgcttcgggaaccaattcttcacaaaatgatgattttccaacaggtgattggtggtttcaaaatggccacgggaTTAATAAATtgcctccccgctgtgtttagggatggattcctcacaggacaggcagtgaaaatcgccgccctatggaggatcttcgctggacagtgagttttaagcctatcggaatgcattaaacaggttttaatacgtttctatggactttttaatttcactttacgatgttttcgttctacagcgattttgctggaacgaattaacatcgtaatgagAGGCACCGCTGTATTGGATTCTATTATGAACTCCTTGAGAAGAATCTTCTTATTTTTTCATTGTGCATGTTAGTCTCTATTGTCTGTACTCTGGGGCTTTTACACAGCTTGTGCCAGGAAGTATCCAGAATTTCGCTACAAGACTGTAAACCCCATTCCGGTTGACGGGGGTGATTTCCAGCTAGTGTAATGACAACCCAAATATAGAAGGAGTTCCAGAGGTGGCATGTTTCACTCTGCTACTGGTCATCAGAATATTCACAGTGAGGGAGACACTCCAGTTGTGGCACAACAGCCTGGGTGCAATTGGAGGGAGAGTAAAGTAAAGTGAGGAAGAAGCCAATGGTGATAAGCTGCATTTGTGGGGTGAGCAGAGGCCAGAATGCGTTGGTGAGACCCAGGCTTAAAAGAAGTAGTTGAAAAGTAGGTGAAGGATGTGTCACTTTTTACAGACACTTAGGGGAGGGAGCATGTGAAGGTGCAGAAAACATGGGATTTATCTTCTGTTCCTCAAGGACAAAGGGCTGCTGGAGATCCAGAACCTACTGTATGGCCCGGGATATGAGTCTAGTTCTGGCTTTCTAAAAGGCAAGGACATGGAAGAGGCAcaacactattttattttatttatcaattcaacttatatgccacccacactctgcaagagtatCCCACCAATGCTAGAGGTTTGGGAAATTAGACCCCAGGCATGTGCTGTAGATTGTTCTGGCCCTGTCAATATGTGAAAGGTTTTGTGCAGGGGGTGTAGAAAAAGTAGCCTTGAAAATGGAAGTGGTTCTAGAATTGAGACTTGAACAATAGTTTTCTACAGCCATTTGAAAATAATTAGCCAGTTCTCCAGCTGAGCAAGGTCCCTGTACCATAGCAGTCCTGACCCCTGAAACATATGTGGACATACACCAGAGAGAGAACTGAATGTGCTTAAATTGCATGGAAATAAGGTAAAATAGCTTATTGTATGGTCATACTCGCTGAATGATAAATAAAGTGACAGCTTGTAACGttaaacctttttattctttaatgtgcgtttttttaaaaattaaactatttGTTGTACAAACCCTGATTATTATCTTAAGATATATCTATATCAGTTATAAGAAATGATAACCACATACACTACTGTCTAGCCCTGGGACAATTAATTTGTGTAGTGTCAGCAAAGTAATGGAGGCTTTGTGTTTCACCAGAAGCATTCTTAGTCTTTGACCCGGAAAGTATAAATCAAGCCTTAGCTGTTATGGCGGTGGAGCTGTTACAGGAAAAAGAATTCTGGCTTTTTGCCCGTGTTGGTTATACGGTAGTCAAGGAGAAATGGCATTTGTTAACATGTTAGCCTGCAAATGCAAAGTTACTGCAGGGAGAGAAATCCATGATGTGCTTGCTTCCAAAGGCCACTCAAGATTCAAAGCACTGAGCAGAAGATATTTTCTCTATGTAATTTTGGCAACTTCTGGATGGGCCAgctagaatcttgtcctggtgggagattTGGAGGTCACTTaatacagaggtccccaacccctgatccGGGCccgtgctggtctgtggcctgagctgaactgggccacagagacagacctccccccacccctgcacgcaaTCCCACCCCAACACACcccatttgtgcatgtgtgcatgcacctgTGCCTGCACAAGCACTCCCCCAcacctttgcacatgtgcatgagtgcccccAAGCGCTGCAccacccttcacacatgcgcacgaGCATGCACGCATGACACCTTCttgctcctttgtgcatgcacacaagcatgctcGCATCAGCTCCTTCACACACATGTGTATGAGTGCACCCACACCTGTGCAAGAGCGCACCTGCTCCTTcgcgcatgcgcatgagcactgAGGGTAACCCTCCTTCCTCAACTGGTCcgcggggttaaaaaggttggggaccgctgacttaatagacttcaatgttctttttcttattattattttatttattcagtttgcaTCCCGCCCCCATTATTGTGACAGCACTACTCTGGCCAGGTTACAGCTCCTAAAATAGAAAACGAAAATGAAGATAGAAATACTAAAACCAATAACAAATATTAGAACTTATAAAAACAATTATTGagacctttaaaatgtcagcacTATGTCATCCTGCTGAAAGATGGTATCTGAAGTAGGTAATATCCTTTGTGGCATGTCAACTCATAAGTCAAATGAACTCATCAATCATTGTTAATTAATTAGCCATTAGGTAAAATCCTGGATGGCTCgttgttttaggtatctggcggtggagccagaggttggaaattcaattccccactatgcttccttgacaggagttggactcaatgattcatagcatcccctccagttctgcagtttcaAGATTGCTACTTGAAATGCAAAATCCAATGCAAAATCAAAATAGTTGGGCCCAAAGAAAGGACAAGCAACAGGAACCATGAAAATGGTTCCCTTTCAGGTCTGCCCACTGAAGAACAGTGTATTCACTTCTGAAAAATCACAAGCAGCCCTTTGGACTGGAGGGAAGGGCCCTCTGGGAATGATCTACCAAGGACCTCCACACAGCATGTGCCAAGGCCCCAGAGGCAGGCAATGTGCCTGTATTGCAAGGCCAAATCAATCTCACGTCTTTTCCAGGGGTTCAATGAGAGAAATGAAATCCTAGGTCTAAGTGGCTGGACACCAGGACCAATCAGctttgggagaggttgtctgaaTGGGAAGGAGGTATGCTGGCAGGATGGTCTGGAGACCATTGGAAGAACCTCCAGAAGCACCTCCAAACTTTTCGTGCTCAGGTGGAGCTAAATTCTCTCCAAACTGTTGAGCCAAcggatgaactgggacaaactacTCAACCGGTGGTCTGTGGCCATCTCAAGTCTCTCTTACAACAGTTGCCTCCTTTAGCTTTAATCCCAAAGGAGAAGTCTGTTGGCCCCTTGCTGTTTCCCTCAGACTTAATATAGCACAGGACGACTGAAGCATGGAAAGAATTCCCTGCCTCCCTCAAAAGACAAGAACATTTGCAAACTACATGCAAATCTGTCTGCTCCCTGGACAAATTAAAACACCCCCAGCTTTTCTTTTCAATTGGCCATTTTCATGCATAGGGATTTTCACCGCAATATAACACACTCGTACACTGGTGCACATACTCATCTACATgaacatttttcccctcaaaatgaagtGCTTGTTGACGCTTATTGCCCTGTTAGCGGCTTCTGCCAGTGAGTTGATCCACAAGGGCGGGGTTGGAGTGTAGAGCACAACACAGGCATAAAGaaggttttaatgtatttttcttgctctctctctctcccttgctcAAAGGAGTCCTCCTGGGTGAAATACAGCTGCGCCAGTCCGGTGATGGAGAGGTGAAATTAGGCCAAACTTTGCGTCTCACCTGTACTATTTCTGGACTCCCAATTGCTACGGAGAATATATTCTGGCAATGGATCCAACAGCCAGCAGGGGAAAATCCAAAATGGCTGGGTTGGATCTATCCATTCAGTGGAGTCAAATACATTGATGTGTCTCTCCAAGGGCGAATTGAGCTCTCCGCTGACACAGCCAAGAATGAGATCTATCTTCAGCTAAGTTCTCTGACAGCTCAGGATGCTGCCACATACTACTGCACTCGAGATGCACAGTGattcaggccaaaacaaaaagctTGAAAGGGAGAGACTGTATTATAGAAATTCTCAAGTTAGTTACCATCACAATTTGCTCTCCTTCCCTTTCTGGCAGGCTGCATATAAAGACATGCAGACCTCAATAAACTGGGAATCAAGACACATCACTTGCACAGTTGAGGCTTATCTTTGGACCAAGCATGTTTTAAGAGATTTCCAGAAGAAGAGGTCAGCAGTGTTTGCATGTTGGTGAAAAAATGACAAAGAATCTTTTGCACCTTAAAGAATAAGTGCTTCCATGGATTGTGACTCACTTGCCTCTGatcaagtgttgttgtttttttaagaaggGACACAACATCAAACACTAGGCACATATCAAGGGAAATAAAAATTGGAAAATGGTTGAAAAGGAATGGTCTAATTGAGGGTTAGCATACttgaagctatggtttttcctgtagtgatgtatagaagtgagagctggaccatgaagaaagctgacagcccaagaattgatgcttttgaattgtggtgctggaggagactcttgagagtcccctggactgcaaggagaacaaacctatgcgttcagaaggaaatcaaccttgagtgctcccttgaaggacagatcctgaagctcaggctccaatactttggccatcttatgagaagagaagactccctggaaaagaccctgatgttaggaaagtgtgaaggcaagaggagaaggggatgacagaggacgagatggttggacagtgtcaccgaaacgaccaacatgaatttggccaaactccgggaggcagtggaagacaggagggcctggcgtgctctggtccatggggtcacgaagagacagacacgactaaatgagtAAATAGCAagtagaaagaaataaagaagaaccTAAAGGTGCTGCTTCATTGAGTTTTGTTAGAGAGGTCATCAATTTATCTATGAATATAAGATTATGGACAAGAGATTCTGGACACACTTGCCCCGACAGCACAAAAAACTCTTCCCAATGCCCAGTTTTGGAGTCCCAGTGGCAGGCTATGTTGAGCTTCCGGCTGCACTGGGACTTCCCGAGTCTTGAACTCCTCCCTGTTGACGGCATTCACTGAGGGGTGTTCCTTGTCGCCATTGATTTCCTCCTTTAATCCCCAGCACTCCAAATCGACTCAGGTGGCCCAGGGCTATTATCTGCATCACCCTCCCAGGCCACCAGTGAACTGAAAGTCAGGAATCTTGCTCTTCCTCTCAGAAAGGTGGAAATCTCACTTTCTCTTGTAGGGAGAGCGAGACAAGCATTTGTGATTCCAAGTAAATATTTTATCCCCTTCAGGCCCATCCCTTTTCAGTGGTAAAACGGTTATAAAATCTAGAGGAGTAGTCACTGAAGGTGGCAGCAGAGAGCCAAAGATAGGAAGCATATACAGTAAAGCAGAATTAGTATCATGGAAAGAAACCGCGATGTTGTTATTAACAGTCAACCCTGCCATTTGCAGGTTGAGTTCCAGCTTGTTGTGGCTTTGGACTCCTCCTATTCCAGCACATCAAGCGAGACCTCCTCTTCTAAATATGTCTCTTTCTCACTAACCTTGAACATGGTGTAGGAAAGCAGATCATTTACAATACAGATGGAAAGACCTGCTTGGTTGCTTCTCCCTggtgtatttcttttaaaaatgagaaggTCTGGCTGTTGATGAGGAAGTTGATCATAGCAAGGGGAAGGCTTCCTGTCCACCATGCACATGGATTAGATAAGATTTATCCAGAATATCTCCTTCCTTTTTAGTTACTCAAACCTGATAACAAAAATATGGGCCATCCGAATTTGTGCGTCTTCAGAAAAGGTGGATCTTCCTTCTTAATGATGGAGGAAGCACAAGCCTGCAATTCAACTCCCCTGCTGGTTTTCTTTTGTAGATTGAAGGAGGGGCTCATGCAAATGTATTTCTTTAGAAGGCCTCTTCAAAAGGATCTTTCTCTTTCAAGGATCCACGACAGGTTCTAGATCCATAGGTGACAGGGTTGTGTGCTC of Pogona vitticeps strain Pit_001003342236 chromosome 6, PviZW2.1, whole genome shotgun sequence contains these proteins:
- the LOC110091446 gene encoding vomeronasal type-2 receptor 26-like, translated to MITKFYQHSLALAFAVSEINRNPQILPNVTLGFHIQDTYHDAAMTYRATLDLLFRSPSLIPNYHCNKQRNLVAIIGGLNPATTDYIADLLGFYKIPQLHPFLQGISFNNTAGETISFNEKKGIRGGFDIMNLVIFPNKSFQRIKVGRVDGHRPKGNELIIQDKMLIWPTEFKQVPPLSLCNEYCPPGKQKKKREGSKFCCYDCVSCSEGKISNKMDMDDCFPCAEDHFPSRERDICIPKTIDFLTFEDALGMGFTTVCISFAFLTIFILSTFIKNRDTPIVKANNRNLTYILLASILLCFLSPLLFLGQPERVTCLLRQAVFGLTFSVAVSCILAKTTIVSLAFIATKPGSQMKKWVGNKLAYSIVLSCSLNQGCICISWLVMSPPFPDLDMHSTREKIIAQCNEGSAAMFYVVLGYMGLLALLSFVVAFLARKLPDSFNEAKFITFSMLAFCSVWISFVPSYLSSRGKDMAAVEIFCILSSALALLGCIFFPKCYIILWRPELNNKEQLIRRKH